The DNA segment CCACGCGCGCCTCTCAGCGCATGGCGGGCGGCCCATAGTTGCGCGGCGCCGCCCAGTCGCCGCCCACGCGGGGCACGCTCGAGGGCGCCTGCGGCTGGGGCAGCGGCGACGCGCCGGGCGACGTGCCGAAGTTGCGAGATCCCGTGTAGCCGCCCGCGGTGCCGTACGGGCTGAGGCCGGCGCCATAGTAGCCGCGCCCATAGCCGCCGCCGGTGCTCACCACGGTCTGCTGGGTCTGGCTGATGTTGTTGTTCACGATCACGGTGACGCCGCCGCTCCCCGGCGCCGCGGCTGCCGTGGGCCTCGCGTAGACGGACTCGTCTGCGCCGAGGCGGAGGGTGCGGCTCAGCCTTGGTTTCGAGGCGCCCTGCTCCTCCCCGCGGAGGCTCAGCTCTTCTTGCGTGGGCGCGTCGAAGGCGGGGATCGGCGCGTCCGACCGCGCGACCGAGCGCGGCGGATCGGTCGTGCCGGACGGGAAGCGAGCCTCCTCCGCGCGCGAGCAACCCGTGATCGAGACGATCGCGACGGCCATCGAGGCGATGGATGCGAGCCACGTGACCGGGGTGAGCCCGCGGGCGAGCGAAAGGCGTTCGGTGTGCATGCCACGCAGAGTGTGCTTCGTCTCGGTCCGGTCGGCTACCGCTTTCTCGTGCTCCCGCCTGCTCCTCGGCCGCGCGGTCTCTACCCGAGGCGCCCGGCGTGCAGCGCCTTGACGATGTCGAGGGCGGTGATGATGCCCACGACCGAGCCCGAGTCGCTGACCACCACGACCCGGTGGACGCCGTCCTCCGCGAACCGGCGGATCGCGACCTTCACGTCGTCGTCGGGCGCCACCGTGATGACCCGCCTCGACATCGTGCGGCCGACCAGGTCGTTCAGGTTGATCTCGCCGTCCGAGAGG comes from the Myxococcales bacterium genome and includes:
- a CDS encoding CBS domain-containing protein, translating into MLKVAELMSESVLTLSPDSTLGEATQTLATLGVSGAPVIEADRLVGVFSKSDIVDDLSDGEINLNDLVGRTMSRRVITVAPDDDVKVAIRRFAEDGVHRVVVVSDSGSVVGIITALDIVKALHAGRLG